Genomic segment of Pelmatolapia mariae isolate MD_Pm_ZW linkage group LG6, Pm_UMD_F_2, whole genome shotgun sequence:
AACAGTTTAAATGCCGCCAGTCACTTTCTAGATCTTCTCCTCCTCCCATAAAGCTGATCAATCAGATGCAAATACTGCCGTGTCTTGTATCTTCAGCCCCTGACTTGTCTATGTTTTCCTGGACAGTTGGTGACTTGTTTCACCTCCACCTGCACTCCCAGCCTCATGTACAGCAGATACCAGTGACACCAGCAGGGAAGAGAAGTGGCAGATCTGCCTTCAGCTCTCATGAAGGCGGCCTTAAAACAGATGGCTTGTATTGATTCAAAATCAACATTACTGCTTTAGACAGACTTGATTCATCTTAATAAACAGTGAGAACAACATAACCTGCTCACTAAACAGTTCAGTCACATTTCACATGCATCTGTGGAGTTTCTCTTCCCTCTTTGTTTTCAGCCACTCGGTATCCCAGGTGGCCGAAAACTGTCTCAGTCACACATGGAGGGGATGTGACTGAGACCTTGCTGGCTAATGAGACCAGTGcaaacatcaaaaacaaataagatgATCATGATTATCATTCATCATCTATTACTTCATTCATTTGTTGTACTATTAATAGAAATGGGTGCGGAGGGCTTTATTaataggaaaagctgtaaaatatcAATTCTGTgcactccttcacattttccaaagccatccaGTGGTCCAGACTGGAGTCTTTGCTGGGCCGCTTCTGGCCCAGTGCCTTATGTTTTACACCCCTGTTGTAGACTTTGCAGACTTGAGAGAGATTCCCCGGTTCTTTATACGCAACCACTGTAGGTCAATAACTTCTGTCTTCTCTCTCCTGTATTTTGTCCCAGTTGTTGGTCTCTCGTTACTCTTCTATTTCCCTGTGACTCCCACTCATGTCTAAATCCCAAACTCATGTAATCTGGATACATTTCCTTTCAGatgaacatagctgtcaaaatTCAGCGCTAAATATCAGAACTGACAATAGACAAAATTAGTTTTTGTACAGTTATGGTTCCGCTTTCTCGACATCAATATCAGAgtgagtttttaaaaactattttttacttttgttttatttcagatttttatttacagttctGTTTAATTTCTGTTCAAATAAATCCTTGATAGTCGACACATCTAAGGAGCTTGAATAGAATTGggactggacttctttgagttacgtgaagacgtttcacctctcatccgagaggcttcttcagttctaaggccagttggtggagagtcccaatTTTAAGCCCTGGGGAGTggtgcttttcttttcaagctccttagattaccatGACCTACACAGGATTCCTCTTCTTGGACACCCACACCATACGTGTACAGAGAGTCATCTGAACCCACTGCGTGATGCCACAGAAGTTAGAGGACAATTCTACTCAAATTCAACATGCTCAATCTAACGATTATCAGACCACATGACTGcagtcaaaagaaaaaacaaaacaaaaacaatgttcAGTTCGCAGTTAAAGCGTACACTGAGGCATCCAGAATTCTCCTGAGAATCCTTCGATTTTAAGATTTCTTTAATCACACAGACACTGGTTAGCTCATATAGAGATGCACAGCAAACATTACAACAAAGACTCCAGTAAGGGAAGAGGTGGTGGGCTCTGTGCTGCTCACTACACAGTTCAGTCACAGTTCACGTGCATCTGTGGATTTTCTCTTCCCTCTTTGTATTTGGTCACTCGGTATCCTGGGTGGTCAAAGACTGTCTCGGTCACATGTGGAGTGGATGTGACTGAAACCTGGCTGGCTATTGAGACCAGTGCATTCTCCAAGCTTTCACTCATAAATGTGGGATTATTATCTCTCCCCAGGTTAAGATGCAGAGGTGTGGCCTGCTCATCCACCTAAATCTAGTAGGGATTTAATACAGGAATTTTCTGATATTTAAACAGAATGTGTGCTTAAATATATAGTACATACTAATTCTTTGGGATTTTAATATGCACAGTTCTTGTACTTTAATGCCGATTGTAATTGATTTTTACATCCTACTGAGTTTTTAAAGATTGAACAGGACCAACAGTCTGTGAGAAAACAATGCAGAAGAGCTGAATCATCCTCAGCACAATCAGGTCTGTCTTTAAACATGCAACAGTGCATCCTCTcgataagtaaataaatattgtcCTGACACATCCATCAAAGTTTAGATGGATCTGCACCGATCttttgcagcagctgcagtATTGGTGAGTTTTTCAGTCTGTTCTGATTCCAGGACACACAACGTTTTCATGACCTTTTACATGTTACTGATACTAATGACTCTGTAACCATACTATTGTATGTATGTACTATTATTTCACTTCACTGCTGGATTTGATGAGGGACCACAGGATGTTCAGTTCACATCTTCAGAACTGTAATATTTGTGGCACTAGTTCAAGTCTTATTTGACGAACAGGTCCTCTTCCATCGCGGCCTTGTTGGCCTGTGGCTCCAGTGCGTATTTCTTATTGATGCTTATCATGGAAAGACTAAGACTTTAAATGCTGTTGAAAAACTTTACATCTTATTATAATCTGAGCTCTGTGGTCTGAAGGATCTTCTTGGAGTCGTGGTTTTATTTTCCAGAGAACTGACTGGTCAGCTGGTGGTGACTTCACAACTGTTGATATCAGTCATCAAACATAAGGTAAAAAGTAAATGACCTCTGTCACACTGAAAATCCAGGATTAAACATCACTAGGCCCCAAATCCTGTTCCAACCTATAACATGAATCACAGATGAACCATTAATCTTTCTACTGAAACAAATTTCAGCATTTTGGGGGTTTATTTACACACCATGAGCATCTGAATTACAGAACAGTACTGAATACTGTTTACAGTTTGATACTAAaagctggctgaggccatcagAGCAGGACAGGTGGACACGCAGCTGGAgtttccttaaaaaaacaaaaaaattataataatgtcctcacagaaatacataaatattaacTGGAGAGGTTCATTTGTTGCTGTCTCCAGCCCCTCGATCGCCACTAAAGGATGAGATGAGATTGTAGATCCTTGTGGTGTACGGGACAAAGTCTTTCTTATAGGTGATGACAGTTTTGGAGTGTGCCGTCTTGTAGACCTCCTGGTTTGGATCCTGCGGCTcttccacttcttcttttttcactgaGTAAGAGGAGGGCAATCATAAACATTCATTATCAGTTACTTCTATGAATATATGTGTCAGCAATAAAGGGTAGCACTGTGTAAACAAACTGGATCAGCTgatattgaaaataaatgaaatttgtTATTTCAGACTAGAGAGAGAATCTGTTTCTTTATACGCCACAGCTGCAGGTCAGTAACCTCTGTTTTGCCCTGTTTGTGGTTCCTTCCTCTCTCACCAACCAGCAGAACGTGAAAACTCAGAAAAGTCTCAAATGTATGTAAGCTGGATACGCAGCCTCCAGGGTAACTTATTGCATGCATTTGCAGGAAGAAAGGGGCACGTTTCAGAGCTCCTCTTAGATTCGTctcattttaatatttcttcaGTTTCTTCACAGTAAATGAGTAACATCTGCCAGCATACCCGATTATACTAATCAAAAAGAGGCTGTTGAATAATTCGGCGTACTTCAGTTTGAGAATATTGTTTGCGCATGTGTGAATTTCACAGTTCACGTCGCTCACCTAGCGCGACCTCGCAGCGACCTGTGTATTTCAGGTAAGCGTACGAGCCGATCATGGTCCAAATACCAATCGCGTACACGGCGGATACTCTGGCGTTCCACTTCAGCAGATCTTTGAACTTCATGGCTGCTTCGCTCCACAGCGCTTTATCCTTCGTGAACGTGTTTAGGTTCCTTTCGCTAGAGCGTTATGGGCGCCGCCATGACAGTCACCCCGGAAGTACTAAAAAAATAACCGGtggcgtgttttttttttcattattttttaattttatcattAAAATTTAGAAATTGTTTTCAAATGATGATTATTTATGTCACAGGGTTCCGAGTTGAAATCGCTCACAGTTCATAGACTCACACCATTTTTCAGCATGTGTAACTTTATAAGTGCAGGATATCCCCATGAAACTGCCGGGgttgaaaaacatatttaagctCTGTTCAAATCAAATCAGTTTTACACTGGCACTGGGAGAACAGGCCTTCACACAAACTGCAGAATGGATGGACTTCCAATTAGCACTCCATTATGCACCAAGCTACCAAGTCTGAGATGCAAGCAGACCTTAAAAGAAGCTGGTCTTCACTCCAGCCAGGCATAATTCTCCTGTTAAACTCATTGTCCCCCACTGGACACACCACTCGGTTTTCATGCCAAGTCCTGAGATCTGGTTGATGAAGAGGAAGAGTATGGACATAACAGAGGATGAAAAAACATCTTGAAAATATATGTTATAGCTTAATTACggaattatataattatttcactttaatttgttttgtttgttttttgtgtttttttgtttagttcttcaattcaattcagttttacttaCAGCTGGTAAGGTaagaatcacaacaacagttgcctcaaggtgttttatattgtgaggtaaaaATCCTACAATGatacaaagaaaatgaagaaaaccctgaaaaatCATATGAACCTccatgaacaagcactttggtgacagtggcaaGGAagaactcccctttaacaggaagaaatgtcagcagaaccagactAAAGGAGGATCGGCCATCCGTCGTGACCGGTTGGGATGAGGAgaagaagacaggacaaagacatgctgtggaagagagccagagattaataataaccaATTAACAAATGCAGAggggtgtataaacacatagtgagtgaataAGAAATACTTAATGCACCATATAAATCGCCCAGTtacctacacctattgcagcagaACTAACAGAAGATTCAGGTTTACGTGATCCAGGaggagaggcgtgtaagactgcttcctggtcccaactctggatagtaaCGTTTTggtgggtttaataaatttggtcatatttctagaaatgaaaTCAGTTTTATCCACTTCAATAATTTCTGATAAAACATTCTCACGGGTGTTTTCGCCGTCACATTAGTAATTGGGAATATAAAATTTGATGAAAAAGTGTCTAAAGAGAAAATGAGATAAAATCATATTCCCAGGGCCTTGAACAACAGGTTATATCATTGGCTAAGATCAGCTTTAGCAGTCTTTTTATCGTCATACTCGGGGTTAAGGTGTATCACTCCCTGGTGGTCTAGTGGTTAGGATTCGGCGCTCTCACCGCCGCggcccgggttcgattcccggtCAGGGAACATGCTTTTTGTTAGAGCATAACTCATCTTTTACTCAAGCGATTCAATGATTTCACGTGAACACACCTGTTAGGTCACGTGAGGTAAACGCCAAAACGGTTA
This window contains:
- the LOC134628783 gene encoding small integral membrane protein 26-like, whose amino-acid sequence is MKFKDLLKWNARVSAVYAIGIWTMIGSYAYLKYTGRCEVALVKKEEVEEPQDPNQEVYKTAHSKTVITYKKDFVPYTTRIYNLISSFSGDRGAGDSNK